In one Bordetella pertussis 18323 genomic region, the following are encoded:
- a CDS encoding MFS transporter, with protein MRAADPDSPYSWAVAAATLVLASLSFGAANSLPMLFPELSAEFGWDGGSVASLYGATMAGAAVSSLLMGRLLDRIGFFPIGVVATLAMCGGMALASVATARWQFYLIYAVLIGGLLVPPLLRAVSGGHGWRDALLAYAAVAVVAMLAAMALYMPRPPVGLGRPRSLAGPPAGAAAPDAGRLIVWLALALLLANSAAAGVASHLVSYGAQAGLSPVRAGALMSAHYGLVLVARLAIGYSLDRLDKYAVLLVTTAIQIVGALLLQFTDSIAMVVAGAAAIGIGFGGYYPAYGALVQGHYPKEQVGRRLTELYLASFVAAGFGTWLVGTLFDLRGDRFDLAFFAALLLSVLALGIVLACKSRIAGHGGAKRLALPAQR; from the coding sequence ATGCGCGCGGCTGATCCGGACAGCCCCTACAGCTGGGCGGTGGCGGCGGCCACGCTGGTGCTGGCCTCGCTCAGCTTCGGCGCCGCCAATTCGCTGCCCATGCTGTTTCCCGAGCTCTCGGCCGAGTTCGGCTGGGACGGCGGCAGCGTGGCCTCGCTGTATGGCGCCACCATGGCCGGCGCGGCGGTGTCGTCCTTGCTGATGGGGCGGCTGCTCGATCGCATCGGCTTCTTTCCGATCGGCGTGGTGGCGACGCTGGCGATGTGCGGCGGGATGGCGCTGGCCAGCGTGGCGACGGCGCGCTGGCAGTTCTACCTGATCTACGCGGTGCTCATAGGCGGCCTGCTGGTGCCGCCGCTGCTGCGCGCCGTCAGCGGCGGGCACGGCTGGCGCGACGCGCTGCTGGCCTACGCGGCCGTCGCGGTGGTCGCGATGCTGGCCGCCATGGCGCTGTACATGCCGCGCCCGCCGGTCGGCCTGGGCAGGCCCCGGTCGCTGGCCGGCCCGCCTGCCGGCGCGGCCGCGCCGGATGCCGGCCGGCTGATCGTGTGGCTGGCGCTGGCGCTGCTCCTGGCCAATTCGGCCGCGGCGGGCGTGGCCTCGCACCTGGTTTCGTACGGCGCGCAGGCCGGCCTGTCGCCGGTGCGCGCGGGCGCCCTGATGTCGGCGCACTACGGGCTGGTGCTGGTCGCCCGGCTGGCGATCGGCTATTCGCTCGACCGCCTGGACAAGTACGCCGTGCTGCTGGTGACCACCGCCATCCAGATCGTGGGCGCGCTGCTGCTGCAGTTCACCGACTCCATCGCCATGGTGGTGGCCGGCGCGGCCGCCATCGGCATCGGCTTCGGCGGCTACTACCCGGCCTACGGCGCGCTGGTGCAGGGCCATTATCCCAAGGAGCAGGTCGGCCGGCGCCTGACCGAGCTGTATCTGGCCAGCTTCGTTGCGGCCGGCTTCGGAACCTGGCTGGTGGGCACGCTGTTCGATCTGCGCGGCGACCGTTTCGACCTGGCTTTCTTTGCCGCCTTGCTGCTGAGCGTGCTGGCGCTGGGCATCGTGCTGGCGTGCAAGTCCCGCATTGCCGGGCACGGCGGCGCGAAGCGGCTGGCGCTGCCCGCGCAACGCTAG
- a CDS encoding carboxyl transferase domain-containing protein: MFLVDQPGFLIGIEGERRAAPGRIMNWMNAISLVTVPKISVIMRKSYGQAYLNMGGGRNSDEVLAWPSADLGFMAPGVGANVLFGVNEQDDPERYRELVAQLSKDTSAWGLAALYETHAVIDPRETRAHLIRLLDIHRGAQGRRIGQHLLSNWPTTY; the protein is encoded by the coding sequence GTGTTCCTGGTCGACCAGCCGGGCTTCCTGATCGGCATCGAGGGCGAGCGGCGCGCCGCGCCGGGCCGGATCATGAACTGGATGAACGCGATCTCGCTGGTCACCGTGCCCAAGATCTCGGTGATCATGCGCAAGAGCTATGGCCAGGCCTACCTGAACATGGGCGGCGGCAGGAACTCCGACGAAGTGCTGGCCTGGCCCAGCGCGGACCTGGGCTTCATGGCGCCCGGCGTCGGCGCCAACGTGCTGTTCGGCGTCAACGAGCAGGACGACCCCGAGCGCTATCGCGAACTGGTGGCGCAACTGTCCAAGGACACCTCGGCCTGGGGGCTGGCCGCCCTGTACGAAACGCATGCGGTGATCGATCCGCGCGAGACGCGCGCGCATCTCATCCGCCTGCTGGACATCCATCGCGGCGCGCAGGGCCGCCGCATCGGACAGCACCTGCTGTCGAACTGGCCCACTACCTATTGA
- a CDS encoding acyl-CoA carboxylase subunit beta has translation MSHEELLVDYAARKDHALGMGGPAKLEKRRAEGVLNARERLELLLDPGTFEESGLFAVSHRKEVAERTPADGKIAGYGKVQARKVAVVANDFTVMGASSSVVNGKKIRHMREVATKNGLPLIFLGESTGARMPDRMGAEGRAILGQDPYEYRRLRETPWVSALLGPCYGSSTWYACLSDFVVMRRGATMAVASGRVTSKAIRQEIDSEELGGWRMHTQSTGLVDALAETDEEALEIVKKWLAYFPSNQNEPPPRQAVTPESVPDTGAILQHVPTDSNKVYDVRKAIDCIVDRDSVMELKARFGRSICTMVARLDGHPVGILASNPMFKGGAIDVDACNKAISFLVLCDSFNIPLVVKIQ, from the coding sequence ATGTCACACGAAGAACTGCTTGTCGATTATGCCGCCCGCAAGGACCATGCGCTGGGCATGGGCGGCCCGGCCAAGCTGGAGAAGCGCCGCGCCGAAGGCGTGCTGAACGCGCGTGAACGGCTCGAGCTCCTGCTCGATCCGGGCACCTTCGAGGAAAGCGGCCTGTTCGCGGTGTCGCACCGCAAGGAAGTGGCCGAGCGCACCCCGGCCGACGGCAAGATCGCCGGCTACGGCAAGGTCCAGGCGCGCAAGGTGGCGGTGGTGGCCAACGACTTCACCGTGATGGGCGCATCCAGCTCGGTGGTCAACGGCAAGAAGATCCGCCATATGCGCGAAGTGGCCACCAAAAACGGTCTGCCGCTGATCTTCCTGGGCGAATCCACCGGCGCGCGCATGCCCGACCGCATGGGCGCCGAGGGCCGCGCGATCCTGGGGCAGGATCCCTACGAGTACCGCCGCCTGCGCGAAACCCCCTGGGTGAGCGCGCTGCTCGGGCCGTGCTACGGGTCCTCCACGTGGTACGCCTGCCTCTCGGATTTCGTCGTCATGCGCCGCGGCGCCACCATGGCGGTGGCGAGCGGGCGGGTCACGTCCAAGGCCATCCGCCAGGAGATCGACTCGGAGGAGCTCGGCGGCTGGCGCATGCACACGCAGTCCACCGGCCTGGTCGACGCGCTGGCGGAAACCGACGAGGAAGCGCTGGAGATCGTCAAGAAGTGGCTGGCCTATTTTCCCAGCAACCAGAACGAGCCGCCGCCGCGCCAGGCCGTCACGCCGGAAAGCGTGCCCGACACCGGGGCGATCCTGCAGCACGTGCCGACCGACAGCAACAAGGTCTATGACGTGCGCAAGGCGATCGACTGCATCGTCGACCGCGACAGCGTGATGGAGCTCAAGGCCAGGTTCGGCCGTTCCATCTGCACCATGGTCGCGCGCCTGGACGGCCATCCGGTCGGCATCCTGGCGAGCAACCCGATGTTCAAGGGCGGGGCGATCGACGTGGACGCCTGCAATAAGGCCATCTCGTTCCTGGTGCTGTGCGACTCGTTCAACATCCCGCTAGTTGTGAAGATTCAATAG
- a CDS encoding TRAP transporter large permease: MTIAILSFSFVLLVLVGMPISFAMGISSLLAMLYQSDLPINLLVHRTVMGIDSFVLLAIPLFIFAGSIMEQGGISERLVRFAYTLLGRFRGGLPMVVVGSTMLQSGISGSTVADVSAMSAMTLKPLENEGYPRPYSLSVIGASCAFSILIPPCILMVVVAAVANTSVVAVFAAGVVPAVVIGLMFFAFIHIQARLQNMPRGEAYSFVAILKGLKDALFALGVPILIFGGIRMGVATVTEMAAFAVVYSLLVGGLVYRRLSWRGIYQALVDTCVATGVICLLMGFAMIFGYLLATEGVPGAVAQWIRDNHISPWGVMLITALIFVFIGAVLEGAPAVLIFVPILLPVVRELGIDVVHWLTVVVLASGIGLFVPPTGLAVLVACSVGRVSMQAIIRPLIPFLLLLLAGLAVIMAFPVISIGLPRAMGIPW; this comes from the coding sequence ATGACTATCGCCATTCTCTCGTTCTCCTTCGTACTGCTGGTACTGGTCGGCATGCCGATCAGTTTCGCCATGGGCATTTCGTCGCTGCTGGCGATGCTCTACCAGAGCGACCTGCCCATCAACCTGCTGGTGCACCGCACCGTGATGGGCATCGATTCGTTCGTCCTGCTGGCCATTCCGCTGTTCATCTTCGCCGGCTCCATCATGGAGCAGGGCGGCATCTCCGAGCGGCTGGTCCGTTTCGCCTATACTTTGCTCGGCCGCTTTCGCGGCGGCCTGCCCATGGTGGTGGTGGGGTCCACCATGCTGCAGTCCGGCATTTCGGGCTCGACCGTCGCGGACGTTTCCGCGATGTCGGCGATGACCCTCAAGCCGCTAGAGAACGAAGGCTATCCACGCCCGTACAGCCTGTCGGTGATCGGCGCATCGTGCGCGTTCTCCATCCTCATCCCGCCCTGCATCCTGATGGTGGTCGTGGCAGCCGTGGCCAATACCTCGGTGGTCGCCGTGTTCGCCGCGGGCGTGGTGCCGGCCGTCGTCATCGGCCTGATGTTCTTCGCCTTCATCCACATCCAGGCACGCCTGCAGAACATGCCGCGCGGCGAAGCCTACTCGTTCGTGGCCATCCTCAAGGGCCTGAAGGACGCGCTGTTCGCGCTGGGCGTGCCCATCCTCATCTTCGGCGGCATACGCATGGGCGTGGCCACCGTCACCGAGATGGCGGCCTTCGCCGTGGTGTACTCGCTGCTGGTGGGCGGGCTGGTCTACCGCCGGCTGAGCTGGCGCGGCATCTACCAGGCGCTGGTCGACACCTGCGTGGCGACCGGCGTGATCTGCCTGCTGATGGGGTTCGCCATGATCTTCGGCTACCTGCTGGCGACCGAAGGGGTGCCGGGCGCGGTGGCGCAATGGATACGCGACAACCACATCAGCCCCTGGGGCGTCATGCTGATCACGGCGCTGATCTTCGTGTTCATCGGCGCGGTGCTCGAGGGCGCGCCCGCCGTGCTGATCTTCGTGCCCATCCTGCTGCCCGTGGTGCGCGAGCTGGGCATCGACGTGGTGCATTGGCTGACCGTCGTGGTGCTGGCCTCGGGCATCGGGCTGTTCGTGCCGCCCACCGGGCTGGCGGTGCTGGTGGCATGCAGCGTGGGACGGGTCAGCATGCAGGCCATCATCCGGCCGCTGATTCCCTTCCTGCTGCTGCTTCTGGCCGGCCTGGCGGTGATCATGGCCTTTCCGGTCATCTCGATCGGCCTGCCGCGCGCCATGGGCATTCCGTGGTAG
- a CDS encoding biotin/lipoyl-binding carrier protein, which translates to MANVEVISEVSGSVWKVLVAAGDTVAEDQEIAILESMKMEIPVLAPCGGTIGDLRLEVGAPVSEGDVIAVISE; encoded by the coding sequence ATGGCCAATGTAGAAGTGATTTCGGAAGTCAGCGGTTCCGTGTGGAAAGTGCTGGTGGCGGCGGGCGACACGGTCGCCGAAGACCAGGAGATCGCCATCCTGGAATCCATGAAGATGGAGATCCCGGTGCTGGCGCCGTGCGGCGGCACCATCGGCGACCTGCGCCTGGAAGTCGGCGCGCCGGTCAGCGAAGGCGACGTGATCGCGGTGATCAGCGAATGA
- a CDS encoding TRAP transporter substrate-binding protein, which translates to MKLKMLAAACAAAAVSLLTPASAVHAQGKPAKVLKLAHGATENQAVGMAFLKFAELVKEKSGGTLAIETHLAGSLYNERTSIEAVLNGAVDLGGGSNANWGAFTRTLIFMDLPYVFKDEAAFEKAMAGQVGEEIRQRFERDGFKLLMLLNNGGFRHVVNTKKQLKVPGDLAGLKICTTASPVEIAMFKNWGAIPTSVDWAEVYNALSSGVVDGEFVMPTWLATAKHYEVLKYATANDAVIGVQTLVMRKDRFAKLPAESQQAILEASREAEAYGNRIDHDMAAKALAYAESQGVKVYHPSAEEMTQWRTTGQQIWKQFEGQLDKTLFQQVLDAQK; encoded by the coding sequence ATGAAGCTCAAGATGTTGGCCGCGGCCTGCGCCGCGGCGGCGGTGTCGTTGCTTACGCCGGCCTCGGCCGTCCATGCCCAGGGCAAGCCCGCCAAGGTGCTCAAGCTGGCGCATGGCGCCACGGAGAACCAGGCGGTGGGCATGGCCTTCCTCAAGTTCGCCGAGCTGGTCAAGGAGAAGTCCGGCGGCACGCTGGCCATCGAGACCCACCTGGCCGGCTCGCTGTACAACGAGCGCACCTCCATCGAGGCGGTGCTCAATGGCGCGGTGGACCTGGGCGGCGGCTCGAACGCCAACTGGGGGGCGTTCACCCGCACGCTGATTTTCATGGACCTGCCGTACGTGTTCAAGGACGAGGCGGCGTTCGAGAAGGCCATGGCGGGCCAGGTCGGCGAGGAAATCCGCCAGCGCTTCGAGCGCGACGGCTTCAAGCTGCTGATGCTGCTGAACAACGGCGGCTTTCGCCATGTCGTCAATACCAAGAAGCAGCTCAAGGTGCCGGGCGACCTGGCGGGCCTGAAGATCTGCACCACGGCGTCCCCGGTCGAAATCGCCATGTTCAAGAACTGGGGCGCCATTCCCACATCGGTGGACTGGGCCGAGGTTTACAACGCCCTGAGCTCTGGGGTGGTGGACGGCGAGTTCGTGATGCCGACCTGGCTGGCGACGGCCAAGCACTACGAAGTGCTCAAGTACGCCACCGCCAACGACGCGGTGATCGGCGTGCAGACCCTGGTGATGCGCAAGGACCGGTTCGCCAAGCTGCCGGCCGAAAGCCAGCAGGCCATCCTGGAGGCGTCCCGCGAGGCCGAGGCATACGGCAACCGGATCGACCATGACATGGCGGCCAAGGCCCTGGCCTATGCGGAAAGCCAGGGGGTGAAGGTCTACCATCCGAGCGCCGAGGAAATGACGCAGTGGCGCACGACCGGCCAGCAGATCTGGAAGCAGTTCGAGGGCCAGCTGGACAAGACACTGTTCCAGCAAGTCCTGGATGCGCAGAAGTAG
- a CDS encoding acetate--CoA ligase family protein, with amino-acid sequence MTEPKILDSLFQPKSIAVVGASASTVSGGNRFIRNLRAFGYAGPIYPVHPSAGEIEGLPVFASLEALPETVDYAYVATAAERVPGVIRSGRGKVRVAQVMSSGFGETQEGDALQRDLLAAALDANVRVVGPNCLGVYSPRARVSFTRRVTDEAGHVGVICQSGGLGTDIIRRGQQRGLRFSGLVTIGNAVDVSASELLEYFLADEQTRVIGMYLESARDGRRLFEVLRQAGCRKPVVLLKGGGTAQGRRAASSHTGALAGSEQAWAALGKQTGMPIVDTLDEFLDVLLLCQCLLPRSQPTRTIALFGNGGGTSVLGTDACGRAGFSVPPFAADTLAALEALKLPAGSSVLNPVDVPAGALQQNEGRAATDIVRILAQDDSIDAVIIHANMTVITDFQHVDMLKNIIAAVTQARQHGRGVAHLILVLRSDGDAEIEERKRGYRRDSVQAGIPVFNEIAEAAKALACLRVIEAVRCRREQPSIPVDGRSRSAPESASQAS; translated from the coding sequence ATGACTGAACCCAAGATTCTCGATTCGCTTTTCCAGCCGAAAAGCATCGCCGTTGTCGGCGCGTCGGCCTCGACGGTGTCCGGCGGCAACCGCTTCATCCGCAACCTGCGCGCTTTCGGCTATGCCGGGCCGATCTATCCGGTGCACCCCAGCGCCGGCGAGATCGAGGGCCTGCCGGTCTTCGCGTCGCTGGAGGCCCTGCCGGAGACGGTCGATTACGCCTACGTGGCGACGGCCGCCGAGCGGGTGCCCGGGGTGATACGCAGCGGGCGCGGCAAAGTGCGCGTGGCCCAGGTCATGTCCAGCGGGTTCGGCGAGACCCAGGAAGGCGACGCGCTGCAGCGGGACCTGCTGGCCGCGGCGCTCGACGCCAACGTGCGCGTGGTGGGCCCGAACTGTCTGGGGGTGTATTCGCCGCGCGCGCGCGTCAGCTTCACCCGCCGCGTCACCGACGAGGCGGGCCATGTCGGCGTCATCTGCCAGAGCGGCGGGCTGGGCACCGACATCATCCGGCGCGGCCAGCAGCGCGGCCTGCGTTTCAGCGGCCTGGTCACCATCGGCAACGCCGTCGATGTCAGCGCCTCGGAACTGCTGGAGTATTTCCTGGCGGACGAGCAGACGCGCGTCATAGGCATGTATCTCGAAAGCGCCCGCGACGGACGCCGCCTGTTCGAGGTGCTGCGCCAGGCGGGATGCCGCAAGCCGGTGGTCCTGCTCAAGGGCGGCGGCACCGCGCAGGGACGGCGCGCCGCGTCTTCGCACACCGGTGCGCTGGCCGGCAGCGAGCAGGCCTGGGCCGCGCTGGGCAAGCAGACCGGCATGCCCATCGTCGACACGCTGGACGAGTTCCTCGACGTGCTGCTGCTGTGCCAGTGCCTGCTGCCCCGCTCCCAGCCGACGCGCACCATCGCCTTGTTCGGCAACGGCGGCGGCACCAGCGTGCTGGGCACCGACGCCTGCGGCCGCGCCGGCTTCTCGGTGCCGCCGTTCGCGGCGGACACGCTGGCCGCGCTGGAGGCGCTCAAGCTGCCGGCAGGCTCGTCGGTGCTCAACCCGGTGGACGTGCCGGCCGGCGCCCTGCAGCAGAACGAGGGCAGGGCGGCGACCGACATCGTGCGCATCCTCGCGCAGGACGACAGCATCGACGCCGTCATCATCCACGCCAACATGACGGTGATCACCGACTTCCAGCACGTGGACATGCTGAAGAACATCATCGCCGCCGTGACGCAGGCCAGGCAGCACGGCCGCGGCGTGGCGCACCTGATCCTCGTACTGCGCTCGGACGGCGACGCGGAGATCGAGGAAAGAAAACGCGGTTACCGGCGCGATTCCGTGCAGGCGGGCATTCCCGTGTTCAACGAGATTGCCGAGGCAGCCAAGGCCCTGGCCTGCCTGCGCGTCATCGAGGCCGTGCGTTGCCGGCGTGAGCAACCGTCGATCCCCGTGGATGGGCGGTCGCGGTCCGCGCCGGAGTCTGCAAGCCAGGCGTCCTGA
- a CDS encoding acetate--CoA ligase family protein: MSPAPMDQRELSSILRQALEAGRGALDEPTGKRILAGHGITVPRSVVLPADASFAQVEGQLAQPYVLKLISPDVIHKTEMGGVRLNLARPAALRQAAGEMRQRVEQAGARVEGWLVEEMAEPGVEVVVGGLRDPEFGPMVMIGLGGIFVEVFQDVAFRICPVTREDALDMIGELRSSPLLAGARGKQAVSIDALVETILRVGGEGGVLLAGQPEVAELDINPLIVSPRGAVAVDARFILTQ; encoded by the coding sequence ATGAGCCCCGCGCCCATGGACCAGCGCGAGCTCTCGTCCATCCTGCGCCAGGCCCTGGAGGCGGGGCGCGGCGCGCTCGACGAACCGACCGGCAAGCGCATCCTCGCCGGCCATGGCATCACCGTGCCCAGGTCCGTGGTGCTGCCCGCCGACGCGTCGTTCGCGCAGGTCGAGGGCCAGTTGGCCCAACCCTATGTCCTGAAGCTGATCTCGCCCGACGTGATCCACAAGACCGAGATGGGCGGGGTGCGGCTCAACCTGGCCAGACCGGCGGCGCTGCGGCAGGCGGCCGGCGAGATGCGCCAGCGCGTCGAGCAGGCCGGCGCGCGGGTCGAGGGCTGGCTGGTCGAGGAAATGGCCGAGCCCGGCGTGGAAGTGGTGGTGGGCGGACTGCGCGATCCCGAGTTCGGTCCGATGGTGATGATCGGCCTGGGCGGCATTTTCGTCGAGGTCTTCCAGGACGTGGCGTTCCGCATCTGCCCGGTCACGCGCGAGGACGCGCTCGACATGATAGGGGAGTTGCGAAGCAGCCCCTTGCTCGCGGGCGCGCGCGGCAAGCAGGCGGTCAGCATCGACGCGCTGGTCGAGACCATCCTGCGCGTGGGCGGCGAGGGCGGCGTGCTGCTGGCCGGCCAGCCCGAGGTGGCCGAGCTGGACATCAATCCGCTCATCGTATCGCCGCGCGGCGCCGTCGCGGTCGACGCCCGATTCATCCTGACGCAGTGA
- a CDS encoding nuclear transport factor 2 family protein translates to MNMDETQALVAVVYRFFSGLDRRDNEAVAGLMADDGVWNRQGTELVGPDAVRAALAQRDPRRQTAHIVSNLWIEQATPDSARVRFYMTAYETLTSPDGVVGEPRMLGVRDCVDELVRVGGAWRIARKQSRRLLPAE, encoded by the coding sequence ATGAACATGGACGAGACCCAAGCGCTGGTTGCCGTGGTCTATCGGTTTTTCAGCGGCCTGGACCGGCGCGACAACGAGGCGGTGGCCGGCCTGATGGCCGATGACGGCGTGTGGAACCGCCAGGGGACGGAACTGGTCGGCCCCGACGCGGTGCGCGCGGCCCTGGCGCAGCGCGACCCGCGCCGCCAGACCGCCCATATCGTCTCGAACCTGTGGATCGAGCAGGCCACGCCGGACAGCGCGCGCGTGCGCTTCTACATGACGGCCTACGAAACCCTCACCTCGCCCGACGGGGTGGTCGGCGAGCCGCGCATGCTGGGCGTGCGCGACTGCGTCGACGAGCTGGTGCGGGTCGGCGGCGCCTGGCGCATCGCGCGCAAGCAGAGCCGCCGCCTGCTGCCGGCGGAATGA
- a CDS encoding IS481-like element IS481 family transposase has translation MNTHKHARLTFLRRLEMVQQLIAHQVCVPEAARAYGVTAPTVRKWLGRFLAQGQAGLADASSRPTVSPRAIAPAKALAIVELRRKRLTQARIAQALGVSASTVSRVLARAGLSHLADLEPAEPVVRYEHQAPGDLLHIDIKKLGRIQRPGHRVTGNRRDTVEGAGWDFVFVAIDDHARVAFTDIHPDERFPSAVQFLKDAVAYYQRLGVTIQRLLTDNGSAFRSRAFAALCHELGIKHRFTRPYRPQTNGKAERFIQSALREWAYAHTYQNSQHRADAMKSWLHHYNWHRPHQGIGRAVPISRLNLDEYNLLTVHS, from the coding sequence ATGAACACCCATAAGCATGCCCGATTGACCTTCCTACGTCGCCTCGAAATGGTCCAGCAATTGATCGCCCATCAAGTTTGTGTGCCTGAAGCGGCCCGCGCCTATGGGGTCACCGCGCCGACTGTGCGCAAATGGCTGGGCCGCTTCCTGGCTCAGGGCCAGGCGGGCTTGGCCGATGCGTCCTCGCGCCCGACGGTCTCGCCCCGAGCGATTGCGCCGGCCAAGGCGCTGGCTATCGTGGAGCTGCGCCGCAAGCGGCTGACCCAAGCGCGCATCGCCCAGGCGCTGGGCGTGTCAGCCAGCACCGTCAGCCGCGTCCTGGCCCGCGCCGGTCTGTCGCACCTGGCCGACCTGGAGCCGGCCGAGCCGGTGGTGCGCTACGAGCATCAGGCCCCCGGCGATCTGCTGCACATCGACATCAAGAAGCTGGGACGTATCCAGCGCCCTGGCCACCGGGTCACGGGCAACCGACGCGATACCGTTGAGGGGGCCGGCTGGGACTTCGTCTTCGTGGCCATCGATGACCACGCCCGCGTGGCCTTCACCGACATCCACCCCGACGAGCGCTTCCCCAGCGCCGTCCAGTTCCTCAAGGACGCAGTGGCCTACTACCAGCGCCTGGGCGTGACCATCCAGCGCTTGCTCACCGACAATGGCTCGGCCTTTCGCAGCCGCGCCTTCGCCGCGCTGTGCCATGAGCTGGGCATCAAGCACCGCTTTACCCGACCTTACCGCCCACAGACCAATGGCAAGGCCGAACGCTTCATCCAGTCGGCCTTGCGTGAGTGGGCTTACGCTCACACCTACCAGAACTCCCAACACCGAGCCGATGCCATGAAATCCTGGCTACACCACTACAACTGGCATCGACCCCACCAAGGCATCGGGCGCGCTGTACCCATCTCCAGACTCAACCTGGACGAATACAACCTATTGACAGTTCACAGCTAG
- a CDS encoding TRAP transporter small permease produces the protein MNRKQGAAALTTRVLVGLPRMVLAGLLALLIIFLVMSVISRYFMQLGTPWSDEFARILFAWIVMVGFAVAVQQRANVAVDILVEQAGPRMKRALYILQDALILVFSVVFTYAAYQTVQFASIQTLPGLGITIGWLYSSCVAAGVLMVVYATLMLIQTLRGQRQPPHYEAGGDL, from the coding sequence ATGAACCGCAAACAGGGCGCCGCCGCGCTGACCACCAGGGTGCTGGTCGGATTGCCCAGGATGGTGCTGGCGGGCCTGCTGGCACTGCTGATCATTTTCCTGGTGATGTCCGTCATCAGCCGCTATTTCATGCAACTGGGCACGCCATGGTCCGATGAGTTCGCCCGGATCCTGTTTGCCTGGATCGTGATGGTGGGCTTTGCCGTTGCCGTGCAGCAGCGCGCCAACGTGGCCGTCGACATCCTGGTCGAACAGGCCGGGCCGCGCATGAAGCGCGCCCTCTACATCCTGCAGGACGCACTGATCCTGGTGTTTTCGGTGGTGTTCACCTACGCCGCCTACCAGACCGTGCAATTCGCAAGCATCCAGACGCTGCCCGGCCTGGGCATCACGATAGGCTGGCTGTACAGCAGCTGCGTGGCCGCCGGGGTGCTGATGGTGGTCTACGCCACCCTGATGCTCATCCAGACGCTGCGGGGCCAGCGCCAGCCGCCCCATTACGAGGCCGGCGGAGATCTCTGA
- a CDS encoding NAD(P)/FAD-dependent oxidoreductase, translating to MEQQHTIVIIGAGQAGGWAARTLRAEGYAGRVLLCGDETAPPYERPPLSKEQLAAQAPALPSLMDAAQLAELHIDWLGGAAATRIDRAGRQVLLGDGQALRYDALILCTGGRPRLPPLPGVDLPCVHTLRTIDDAARLRAAFDGAPRVAVLGGGWIGLEVAAAARQRGCEVVLLEAADRLCARSGPGLLSETLARLHAGQGVDLRLNARVQRIDAHGRGCRLALADGQGIEADIVVAGVGLVRNDELARQAGLACGHGVIVDGTCRTSDPDIYAAGDVAVMAGPDGKLAGLESWQNAQDQGIAAARAALGQAVRYAPLPFFWSQQYDTLVQMAGASEPGAELVLRQGGPAQLLCVEMRADGRAAAVLGVNAAREFRQLRKYIAEGARLDAQCLADPRSPLAGAVLGEAAA from the coding sequence ATGGAGCAGCAGCACACCATCGTCATCATCGGCGCCGGGCAGGCCGGCGGCTGGGCCGCGCGGACGCTGCGCGCCGAGGGCTATGCCGGCCGCGTGCTGCTGTGCGGCGACGAAACCGCGCCGCCCTACGAGCGGCCGCCCTTGTCCAAGGAGCAACTGGCGGCGCAGGCGCCGGCCTTGCCCAGCCTGATGGACGCAGCGCAGCTGGCCGAACTGCATATCGACTGGCTCGGTGGCGCGGCCGCCACGCGGATCGACCGCGCCGGCCGCCAGGTGCTGCTGGGCGACGGGCAGGCGCTGCGCTACGACGCGCTGATCCTGTGCACCGGCGGGCGGCCCAGGCTGCCGCCGCTGCCCGGCGTGGACCTGCCCTGCGTCCATACCTTGCGTACCATCGACGATGCCGCCCGCCTGCGCGCGGCCTTCGACGGCGCGCCGCGCGTCGCGGTGCTGGGCGGAGGGTGGATCGGGCTGGAAGTGGCGGCCGCGGCGCGCCAGCGGGGGTGTGAGGTGGTGCTGCTCGAGGCCGCCGACCGCCTGTGCGCCCGCAGCGGCCCGGGGCTGCTGTCCGAGACGCTGGCGCGGCTGCATGCCGGCCAGGGGGTGGACCTGCGCCTGAACGCCCGGGTCCAGCGCATCGACGCGCATGGGCGCGGCTGCCGGCTGGCGCTGGCCGATGGCCAGGGGATCGAGGCCGACATCGTGGTCGCGGGCGTGGGGCTGGTGCGCAACGACGAACTGGCGAGACAGGCGGGGCTGGCCTGCGGCCACGGCGTCATCGTCGACGGCACCTGCCGTACGTCGGACCCGGACATCTACGCCGCCGGCGATGTGGCGGTGATGGCGGGGCCGGATGGAAAGCTGGCGGGCCTGGAGTCCTGGCAGAACGCGCAGGACCAGGGCATCGCGGCCGCGCGCGCCGCGCTGGGCCAGGCGGTCCGCTATGCGCCGCTGCCGTTTTTCTGGTCGCAGCAGTACGACACCTTGGTGCAGATGGCCGGCGCCAGCGAACCGGGCGCCGAGCTGGTGCTGCGCCAGGGCGGGCCGGCGCAGCTGCTCTGCGTGGAGATGCGCGCCGACGGCAGGGCGGCGGCCGTGCTGGGCGTCAATGCGGCGCGCGAGTTCCGCCAGCTGCGCAAATACATCGCCGAAGGCGCGCGCCTGGACGCGCAGTGCCTGGCCGACCCACGCTCGCCGCTGGCCGGCGCCGTGCTGGGCGAGGCCGCCGCATAG